A stretch of Imperialibacter roseus DNA encodes these proteins:
- a CDS encoding aminotransferase class V-fold PLP-dependent enzyme, whose product MAKKIYFTPGPSDIYFTVEEHLKNALKEQIPAISHRSKRFQEIYAEAESNLRTLFGLPNDFHLAFTASATEVWERLIQNCVEKESFHFVNGSFSQRFYEIAGELGRTAKMAKADYGSYTPIGEVAIPASAELISVTQNETSTGVAFPQNEIEQLKAAYPNALIAVDFVSSAPVSNIDFSKIDTAYLSVQKCFGLPAGLGVWFYNDRCLERAKALQSKGQVIGSYHSLLKLHEGGLKKQTPETPNVLFIYLLGKVAGDMLSKGLDRIRIEAEYKATVLYTYFENHPLFAPFVKDAGARSKTVIVAETGQHTAALIDFLKTRGMVVGSGYGPFKDSHIRVANFPTHSKESIELLVDTIDTFKQ is encoded by the coding sequence ATGGCAAAGAAAATTTACTTCACCCCAGGTCCTTCCGACATCTATTTCACTGTGGAGGAGCATTTAAAAAACGCCCTCAAAGAGCAAATACCTGCTATTTCTCATAGAAGTAAGCGGTTTCAGGAAATTTATGCAGAGGCTGAAAGCAATCTCCGCACCCTGTTTGGCCTGCCCAACGATTTTCACCTGGCTTTTACCGCTTCCGCCACCGAGGTGTGGGAGCGACTGATTCAAAACTGTGTAGAGAAAGAATCCTTCCATTTTGTCAATGGGTCATTTTCTCAAAGGTTTTATGAAATAGCCGGAGAGCTGGGCCGGACTGCTAAAATGGCAAAGGCTGACTACGGCAGCTACACACCTATCGGAGAGGTCGCTATTCCAGCTTCCGCAGAGCTTATTTCGGTCACGCAAAATGAAACCAGCACCGGCGTTGCCTTCCCGCAAAATGAGATAGAACAGCTTAAAGCCGCCTATCCAAATGCTCTGATTGCTGTAGACTTTGTTAGCTCAGCGCCAGTTTCCAATATTGACTTTAGCAAAATCGACACTGCCTACCTTTCAGTGCAGAAATGCTTCGGCTTGCCGGCCGGATTGGGTGTTTGGTTTTACAACGATCGCTGTCTCGAAAGAGCAAAGGCCTTACAATCAAAAGGTCAGGTAATTGGCTCCTACCACAGCCTGCTCAAGCTACACGAAGGTGGCCTCAAGAAGCAGACGCCGGAAACGCCAAACGTCTTGTTCATCTACCTACTTGGCAAAGTCGCCGGTGATATGCTGTCCAAAGGCCTAGATAGAATCCGAATTGAAGCGGAATACAAAGCAACGGTGCTGTACACCTATTTCGAAAATCATCCTTTGTTTGCTCCTTTTGTAAAAGACGCAGGCGCCAGATCCAAAACAGTGATTGTGGCAGAAACAGGGCAACACACAGCGGCATTGATCGATTTTTTGAAAACTAGAGGCATGGTAGTGGGTAGTGGTTATGGCCCGTTCAAAGATTCGCATATCCGGGTTGCCAACTTTCCAACACACTCAAAAGAAAGCATCGAGCTGCTGGTCGACACGATTGACACCTTCAAGCAATGA
- the xseA gene encoding exodeoxyribonuclease VII large subunit, protein MQTVTLSELAFTIKDAISGNLAPSYWVTAEIGDMKVNAKGHCYLELLEKDHQQVKAKLRAAIWAYDFRNINQWFEKITGNSLRQGIKILANAQVSFHEVYGLNLTIKDIDPNFTIGERERKKQEVISRLTEEFLIDRNKGLVLPVVPQRIAVISSSTAAGYGDFLHQLENNKKHYAVSTKLFPVTLQGDEAERAILRAIENISNEKDDFDAIVVIRGGGAQLDLDVFNEYNVCAAIANAPLPVLTGIGHERDETIADMVAHTRLKTPTAVADFILEGFEAFTESIQWMASRLLRQVDEEMRGQKHLLGQLSKDLNYLARQQMAQGLSYINSVKRDIAQSAKWKIERERNRLREVSATTIHTVNEQLKAAKNQLAIAEKSVEASDPKKVLARGYSITTLEGKLLKNSKLKNGDSIVTHYSHGVLTSQIKSLNDHE, encoded by the coding sequence ATGCAGACTGTAACCCTTTCAGAGTTGGCCTTTACTATCAAGGATGCTATTTCCGGCAACCTCGCCCCTTCCTATTGGGTAACAGCCGAAATTGGCGACATGAAGGTGAATGCCAAGGGGCATTGCTACCTTGAGTTGCTTGAAAAAGACCATCAACAGGTGAAAGCCAAACTTCGGGCAGCCATTTGGGCCTACGACTTCAGGAACATCAATCAATGGTTTGAGAAAATAACCGGCAACTCTTTAAGGCAGGGAATTAAAATACTGGCCAATGCGCAGGTGAGCTTTCACGAAGTATATGGCCTCAACCTGACCATCAAAGATATAGACCCCAACTTCACCATTGGAGAAAGGGAGAGAAAAAAGCAGGAGGTCATTTCACGGTTAACTGAAGAGTTCCTTATCGATCGCAACAAAGGTTTGGTGCTTCCTGTTGTCCCACAACGAATTGCTGTCATAAGCTCTTCCACCGCTGCCGGCTATGGCGATTTTTTGCATCAGCTGGAAAACAATAAAAAACACTATGCGGTGTCGACGAAGCTCTTTCCTGTGACTTTGCAGGGAGATGAAGCTGAGCGAGCCATCCTCAGGGCCATCGAAAATATTTCCAACGAAAAAGATGACTTCGATGCTATCGTTGTCATCCGTGGTGGGGGTGCACAGCTCGATTTGGACGTTTTCAACGAATACAATGTTTGTGCGGCCATAGCCAATGCTCCCCTGCCTGTGCTCACCGGCATAGGCCACGAAAGAGACGAAACCATTGCCGATATGGTGGCACACACCCGGCTCAAGACCCCTACCGCCGTGGCCGATTTTATCCTTGAAGGTTTCGAGGCGTTCACCGAGTCTATCCAGTGGATGGCAAGCAGGCTTTTGCGGCAGGTTGATGAAGAAATGAGAGGTCAGAAGCACCTGCTGGGGCAACTTTCAAAAGACCTGAACTACCTTGCCAGGCAACAAATGGCGCAGGGTCTCTCCTATATCAACAGCGTTAAAAGAGATATAGCGCAGTCGGCAAAATGGAAGATAGAACGGGAACGAAACCGCCTTAGAGAAGTTTCCGCTACTACTATCCACACAGTGAATGAGCAGTTGAAGGCCGCAAAAAACCAGCTGGCTATAGCAGAGAAGTCGGTTGAAGCCAGCGACCCAAAAAAAGTATTGGCAAGGGGATACAGCATTACCACCCTGGAGGGGAAACTTTTGAAGAACAGTAAATTAAAGAATGGGGATTCCATTGTGACTCACTACAGCCATGGGGTCTTAACGTCTCAAATAAAAAGCCTTAATGACCATGAGTAA
- a CDS encoding MarR family winged helix-turn-helix transcriptional regulator: MGIAEDIKQPKFKSEFQKATINLFYTASWLGEKQHTFFKGFGITAAQFNVLRILRGQYPQPSTVNLIIDRMLDRMSNASRIVDKLESKELVIRKQCPNDRRAVDVLISDKGLELLGRIDKAMDVHERQICNLTEEEAVQLNDLLDKFRA, translated from the coding sequence ATGGGAATAGCCGAAGACATAAAACAACCAAAATTCAAAAGCGAGTTTCAGAAGGCGACGATCAACCTTTTTTATACTGCCAGTTGGCTTGGTGAAAAACAACATACCTTTTTCAAGGGATTTGGTATAACCGCAGCTCAGTTCAATGTATTGAGGATTCTAAGAGGGCAATACCCTCAGCCGTCAACGGTAAACCTAATCATTGACCGAATGCTGGATCGCATGTCTAATGCCTCGAGAATAGTGGATAAGCTGGAAAGCAAGGAGCTGGTGATTAGAAAACAGTGCCCGAATGATCGTCGTGCAGTAGATGTATTGATTTCTGATAAAGGACTTGAATTGCTAGGCAGGATAGATAAAGCAATGGATGTTCATGAGAGGCAGATTTGCAATTTGACCGAAGAAGAAGCTGTTCAGCTCAACGATTTGCTGGATAAGTTCAGAGCATAG
- the xseB gene encoding exodeoxyribonuclease VII small subunit, protein MSNIKLSYSEALDELKGIVEKIESAELDVDEITKMVQRATDLILYCKEKLTHTEVQLTEAMKKLEE, encoded by the coding sequence ATGAGTAATATAAAATTGTCTTATTCCGAAGCGTTAGATGAGCTAAAGGGTATCGTGGAGAAGATAGAAAGTGCCGAATTGGATGTGGATGAAATAACAAAAATGGTTCAGCGGGCGACCGATTTGATCCTCTACTGCAAGGAAAAGCTTACTCACACAGAAGTGCAGCTGACCGAGGCTATGAAAAAATTGGAAGAATGA
- the ligA gene encoding NAD-dependent DNA ligase LigA has product MTKEEAREEIARLSQELNYHNRLYYQEHRTEISDFDFDTLLKKLQELEAAFPEFVDENSPTLRVGGTVTKDFESVEHKYPMLSLGNTYSEQELRDFDQRVSKALEGAPYEYFCEMKFDGVALSLTYENGRLSRAVTRGDGTKGDDVTNNARTIHSIPLRLGKDGDYPSAFEVRGEVFLPRKMFDKINAEKEDIGEPLLANPRNTASGTLKQQDSAAVAKRRLDCYVYSLLGVESLIQTHEEAVHLLEKWGFNVSPTYGKCATIDDVLKYIAEWETKRLDLPLDTDGVVIKVNAITQQRLLGFTAKSPRWAIAYKYKTQSAITELLDITYQVGRTGAVTPVAELEPVLLAGTTVKRASLHNANEIARLDLRVGDMVFVEKGGEIIPKVTGVDTAQRKPGSQAVVYLDKCPECGTPLVRTEGEAVHYCPNTDGCPPQIQGRIEHFIQRNAMNIESMGPETIAGLLSHSLIKDPADIYFLTFEQLNGLEFSSYSEKKGDTVTRSLREKSARNIIDAIEKSKEQPFENVLFGMGIRYVGRTVAEKLATHFGGIEEISKASYEQLLEAPEIGERIAQSVIDFFGSGKNVDFINKLSAAGLKLKTEGGAFVAASDKLAGQTFVISGVFKGFERDDLKSIIKQNGGKVVSSVSAKLNFLVAGDNMGPAKLEKANELGVKIISEDDFLKMIN; this is encoded by the coding sequence ATGACCAAGGAAGAAGCCAGAGAAGAAATAGCAAGGCTTAGCCAGGAGCTAAACTACCACAACCGCCTTTACTACCAGGAGCACAGGACAGAAATCTCCGATTTTGATTTTGACACACTATTAAAAAAGCTCCAGGAGCTTGAAGCTGCGTTTCCTGAGTTTGTGGACGAAAATTCTCCCACACTTCGGGTTGGTGGCACAGTCACCAAAGACTTCGAATCCGTTGAGCATAAGTATCCCATGCTTTCGCTGGGAAACACGTACTCTGAGCAGGAACTCCGTGATTTTGATCAGCGGGTATCCAAAGCATTGGAGGGTGCGCCTTACGAGTATTTCTGCGAAATGAAGTTTGATGGTGTTGCACTCAGCCTTACCTACGAAAACGGTCGTCTTTCCCGGGCCGTGACCAGAGGCGACGGAACAAAGGGTGATGATGTGACCAACAATGCCAGAACCATCCACAGTATCCCGCTGCGACTTGGCAAAGACGGAGACTATCCATCAGCGTTTGAAGTGCGGGGTGAAGTTTTCCTGCCCCGGAAAATGTTCGACAAGATCAATGCTGAAAAGGAAGACATAGGCGAGCCTCTTTTGGCTAATCCAAGAAATACTGCATCAGGCACACTGAAACAGCAGGATTCAGCAGCAGTGGCCAAGCGCCGCCTCGACTGTTACGTATACTCACTGCTTGGCGTGGAAAGCCTTATACAAACACACGAGGAAGCAGTGCACTTGCTGGAAAAGTGGGGATTCAACGTATCCCCTACCTATGGAAAATGCGCCACTATAGACGATGTGCTGAAGTACATTGCTGAGTGGGAAACAAAAAGGCTTGACTTACCGCTCGATACCGACGGCGTTGTGATTAAAGTGAATGCAATAACTCAGCAGCGGCTGCTGGGCTTTACGGCCAAAAGTCCCCGCTGGGCCATTGCCTACAAATACAAAACACAAAGTGCGATCACCGAGTTGCTCGACATTACCTATCAGGTCGGGCGGACCGGCGCAGTAACCCCGGTGGCAGAATTAGAACCAGTGCTGCTGGCTGGCACCACTGTGAAGCGGGCCTCGTTACACAATGCCAATGAAATTGCCCGACTCGACCTGCGGGTCGGCGACATGGTGTTTGTTGAAAAGGGAGGCGAGATTATTCCCAAAGTAACGGGTGTCGACACGGCACAAAGGAAACCGGGCAGCCAGGCAGTAGTTTATCTTGATAAGTGCCCGGAATGTGGAACGCCTCTGGTGAGAACCGAGGGTGAGGCAGTGCACTATTGCCCCAACACCGACGGTTGCCCACCGCAGATACAAGGCCGCATCGAGCATTTCATTCAGCGCAATGCCATGAATATCGAAAGCATGGGGCCTGAAACTATTGCTGGCCTGCTCAGTCACAGCCTGATCAAAGACCCAGCGGATATCTATTTCTTGACCTTTGAACAACTTAATGGCCTGGAGTTTTCCAGCTATTCGGAGAAAAAAGGCGATACTGTTACCAGAAGCCTGAGGGAGAAATCTGCCCGCAACATTATCGATGCTATTGAAAAGTCGAAAGAGCAGCCTTTCGAAAATGTTCTCTTCGGCATGGGCATCAGGTACGTGGGAAGAACAGTGGCTGAAAAATTGGCGACGCATTTTGGAGGCATCGAGGAAATCAGCAAGGCCAGCTATGAACAGCTGCTGGAGGCACCGGAAATTGGCGAAAGAATCGCTCAGTCGGTGATTGACTTTTTTGGCTCAGGGAAAAATGTGGACTTCATTAATAAACTTTCGGCAGCCGGGTTGAAACTCAAAACGGAAGGTGGAGCGTTCGTTGCTGCCAGCGACAAACTGGCCGGACAAACTTTTGTCATTAGCGGTGTTTTCAAAGGATTTGAACGTGACGATTTGAAGAGCATCATTAAACAAAATGGTGGCAAGGTCGTATCCTCAGTCTCGGCCAAGCTCAACTTTCTGGTGGCTGGTGATAATATGGGGCCTGCAAAGCTTGAGAAGGCCAACGAGCTTGGTGTGAAAATTATTTCAGAAGACGACTTCCTAAAAATGATCAACTAA
- a CDS encoding RNA polymerase sigma factor, with protein MQEKDILEKIRDPSSKQFGFSLLVRHYQKPMYAVVRRMVIDHDDADDVLQEVFLKVWKGIDNFREDARLFTWVYRIASNECLQFLAKKKRRFFLPIHDISSELFAKAEQSAGLSGSEIELKLQKAILKLPDKQRLVFNMRYYDELKFEEIASITGTSVGALKASYHLAAKKIEEYVTAG; from the coding sequence TTGCAGGAGAAAGACATTCTTGAAAAAATAAGGGATCCATCGTCGAAGCAATTTGGCTTCTCTCTGCTTGTACGCCACTATCAGAAGCCAATGTACGCTGTAGTTAGACGAATGGTGATAGACCACGATGACGCAGACGACGTGCTTCAGGAGGTCTTTTTAAAGGTTTGGAAAGGAATTGATAACTTTAGGGAAGATGCCAGGCTTTTCACCTGGGTTTATCGGATAGCCAGTAATGAGTGTTTGCAGTTTCTGGCAAAAAAAAAGAGAAGGTTTTTCCTCCCTATTCACGACATAAGCAGCGAATTGTTTGCAAAAGCTGAGCAGTCGGCAGGGTTGTCTGGTAGCGAGATTGAGTTGAAGCTGCAAAAGGCTATTTTGAAACTACCGGACAAACAGCGCCTCGTTTTTAACATGCGGTACTACGACGAGTTAAAATTTGAGGAGATAGCCAGCATAACCGGCACAAGCGTAGGTGCGCTCAAGGCGAGTTATCACCTGGCAGCCAAAAAAATAGAAGAATATGTTACTGCTGGTTAA
- a CDS encoding universal stress protein: MHNFHKILVGLDLTDIDEQLIKAASFITTAFKSKEIYFYNVIRDFSVPEELIKEFPTVVEQLIVDRKHEMENKVNQYYSFPDGIKVNFLVKQGQPTKKIMKFADEKKIDLIMVGRKPKPKSGGIIINRLARRAGCSLLIVPKEYDHALEKLFVPIDFSDYSLDAMQQAVAIARSNTKPVKIIAQNVYNVPQGYHYTGKSYKEFAAIMKANAEKNYEKFIKQIDTEGIDIEPIYSLDKNDDVMGTIFAVAKKSLADIIIIGAKGRSATAALFIGTNAEKLVQIDSKIPILVIRPTGRTEGLLEYLKEL; this comes from the coding sequence ATGCATAATTTTCATAAAATTCTGGTAGGACTCGACTTGACTGATATTGATGAGCAGTTGATCAAAGCAGCGTCATTCATCACCACTGCGTTTAAGTCCAAAGAGATTTACTTCTATAATGTGATCAGGGACTTCAGCGTGCCTGAAGAGCTTATCAAGGAATTCCCAACTGTTGTGGAACAACTCATTGTCGATAGAAAGCATGAGATGGAAAACAAAGTCAATCAGTACTACAGTTTTCCGGACGGAATAAAGGTCAACTTCCTTGTGAAGCAGGGACAGCCTACCAAAAAGATCATGAAGTTTGCTGATGAGAAAAAGATAGACCTGATCATGGTGGGGCGAAAACCAAAGCCCAAAAGCGGCGGCATCATTATCAACCGTCTTGCGAGGCGTGCAGGGTGCTCTCTGCTTATAGTCCCCAAAGAGTATGACCATGCACTTGAGAAGCTGTTTGTTCCTATCGATTTTTCCGACTACTCTCTTGACGCCATGCAACAGGCGGTGGCAATTGCCCGATCCAATACTAAACCGGTGAAAATTATAGCGCAGAACGTCTACAACGTGCCTCAGGGCTACCACTACACGGGCAAATCCTACAAGGAATTTGCTGCCATAATGAAAGCCAACGCAGAAAAAAACTATGAGAAGTTCATCAAGCAGATAGACACTGAGGGCATTGACATTGAACCGATTTATTCGCTCGACAAGAACGACGACGTGATGGGGACTATTTTTGCCGTTGCTAAAAAGAGCCTCGCCGACATCATCATCATTGGAGCCAAAGGGCGTTCGGCAACAGCCGCCCTGTTCATAGGTACAAACGCAGAAAAACTGGTGCAAATTGACTCAAAAATCCCCATCCTTGTGATAAGACCTACGGGAAGAACGGAAGGTTTGCTGGAGTACCTGAAAGAACTTTAA
- a CDS encoding glycerol-3-phosphate dehydrogenase/oxidase, with the protein MEFQFSASSHFKQFKSLSTGRFDVIVIGGGITGAGIAVDAAKRGLKVVLFEKGDFASGTSSRSTKLIHGGLRYLKQLEIGLVREVGMERSIVHKMAPHMVIPEKMLLPLVEDGTFGKWATSLGLWVYDVLAGVDGDDRREMLNQEETLAKEPLLNPEKLIGSGYYAEYRTDDARLTIENMKRAAQLGAMPFNYCHVKEFIYKKSKAVGVKVFNEITGEEIEVKSNYIINAAGPWVDTLRDQDHSLEGKRLHLTKGVHIVVPHAKFPLKQAVYFDVPDGRMIFAIPRGKITYIGTTDTDYKDNKDLVLTKKEDADYLLSAVMNTFPSVHLTIKDVCSSWAGLRPLIHEDGKSASELSRKDEIFESESGLLSIAGGKLTGYRKMAERIVDVVMERMYEKNEHKFVKCSTDSLTLPGGDFKNYKEVEKYTSAIEKALKKLGAAPYESWYLVSTYGKQTDTILSMLPDYQQVNDIREKLLMAELDFSFENEMICKPVDYLVQRSGRLYFDIDSVNEFSHLTLKYFAKKFGWGEDRIALEKQAIDEALKRVTTFA; encoded by the coding sequence ATGGAATTCCAATTTTCGGCGTCGTCTCATTTCAAACAATTCAAATCGCTCTCTACTGGACGTTTTGATGTCATCGTTATTGGCGGTGGCATTACAGGGGCCGGCATTGCTGTCGATGCTGCCAAGAGAGGACTCAAAGTAGTGTTGTTCGAAAAGGGTGACTTTGCTTCGGGCACCAGCAGCCGGTCGACCAAGCTCATACACGGCGGCCTGCGTTATCTCAAACAGCTGGAGATTGGTCTCGTGCGAGAAGTGGGAATGGAACGCTCCATAGTGCACAAAATGGCCCCTCACATGGTCATTCCTGAAAAAATGCTCCTCCCCCTCGTAGAAGACGGCACATTTGGAAAGTGGGCGACGTCACTTGGCTTATGGGTATACGATGTGCTGGCCGGAGTAGATGGAGACGACCGCCGGGAAATGCTCAACCAGGAGGAAACATTGGCGAAAGAACCACTGCTCAATCCCGAGAAGCTTATCGGTAGTGGCTACTACGCAGAATACAGAACTGATGACGCCCGGCTTACTATTGAGAACATGAAGAGGGCGGCCCAGTTGGGTGCCATGCCGTTCAACTACTGTCATGTAAAGGAATTCATCTACAAAAAGTCAAAGGCTGTTGGCGTAAAGGTGTTTAATGAAATTACCGGTGAGGAGATAGAAGTAAAATCCAACTATATCATCAATGCGGCCGGCCCATGGGTAGACACACTTAGAGATCAGGACCATTCTCTGGAAGGTAAGCGGCTTCATCTCACCAAAGGAGTACATATTGTGGTGCCTCACGCTAAGTTTCCACTTAAGCAAGCGGTGTATTTCGACGTACCCGATGGCAGAATGATATTTGCTATCCCTCGTGGCAAGATTACCTATATCGGTACCACTGACACCGATTATAAAGACAACAAAGACCTTGTGCTTACCAAAAAGGAGGATGCAGACTACCTGCTCTCGGCGGTGATGAATACCTTCCCCTCCGTACATCTTACCATCAAAGATGTATGCTCTTCGTGGGCCGGGCTTCGTCCTCTGATTCATGAAGATGGCAAGTCGGCGTCTGAACTTTCAAGGAAGGACGAAATATTCGAGTCGGAAAGCGGGCTGCTTTCCATTGCTGGTGGCAAGCTTACTGGCTACAGAAAGATGGCTGAGCGCATTGTGGATGTGGTGATGGAGCGCATGTACGAGAAGAATGAACACAAGTTTGTAAAATGCAGTACAGACAGCCTTACATTGCCTGGAGGCGATTTCAAAAACTACAAAGAAGTTGAGAAATACACTTCAGCAATTGAAAAAGCACTGAAAAAGCTTGGAGCAGCTCCTTATGAATCATGGTATTTGGTGTCTACGTATGGGAAGCAGACTGACACCATTCTAAGCATGCTGCCTGATTACCAGCAGGTGAATGACATCAGGGAGAAGCTGCTAATGGCCGAACTGGACTTCTCATTTGAAAACGAAATGATTTGCAAGCCGGTCGATTATCTGGTGCAGCGTTCCGGAAGGCTTTATTTTGACATTGATAGTGTCAATGAATTTTCACACCTAACTCTCAAATATTTTGCAAAAAAGTTTGGATGGGGTGAGGACAGAATAGCTCTGGAAAAACAAGCCATTGATGAAGCGCTGAAAAGAGTAACCACTTTTGCCTAG